The segment ATGAATGCCGCAGTTGTGAGGGGATGTGTGTCAGCGCGTGTGAAGAGAAAATTATCCACCGTGATGAGAAAGGGATCCCTTTTCTGGATTTTAAAACCAACGGATGCAGTGATTGTCACAAGTGTATGGAAGCGTGTACTCCAAATGTTTTAAATGACCCGGACCGTTTTATCCAGGGGCGGGCTCGCATCACCTCAATGATGTGCATGTCCCACCACGATACAATCTGTTTTGCTTGTAAAGATCCTTGTATGGAAAATGCCATTGTCTTTCAGGGGATGTTTAACCCTATTATCATCCCTGAAAAATGTACTGCGTGCGGTTATTGTGTTGCCGTATGTCCGAATGCGGCTATCGAGATAGTATCATGAAACTTTTA is part of the Sulfuricurvum sp. genome and harbors:
- a CDS encoding 4Fe-4S binding protein, with protein sequence MSTSTRRNFFGALGSLFKENRGPIRPPYASIAATFNECRSCEGMCVSACEEKIIHRDEKGIPFLDFKTNGCSDCHKCMEACTPNVLNDPDRFIQGRARITSMMCMSHHDTICFACKDPCMENAIVFQGMFNPIIIPEKCTACGYCVAVCPNAAIEIVS